In one Mucilaginibacter sp. PAMB04168 genomic region, the following are encoded:
- a CDS encoding glycosyl hydrolase, translating to MFIKRLLYISTFCVVATSATAQTKVKQSNVWPAVKKETRPWTRWWWMGNAVDQKNIGMLLRKYQQAGFGGVEVTPIYGAIGYESRYIDFLSPKWMDMFNYTATTASQLGMGVDMNTGTGWPFGGPQIKPADAATRLIVQTYKLNPGEIVKDAIRVNDPKQRDVAVLQALVAYDEKGNATNVMSKVDANGNFNMPPVTAKTEIYAAFAGKTLQKVKRAAPGGEGYTLDHLSKTATDTYLARFTNAYKSGRPNVRAYFNDSYEVYGASWSPVLFDAFQKDHGYDLRLHLRELMSEDDKEAIGRVKSDYRETMSNMLLHNFTQNWTNWAHGLKSLTKNQSHGSPGNLLDLYGTVDIPECETFGSSKFNIPGLRRDSADVRNVDPNPIMLKFASSAGHVNSKPLVSSETFTWLTEHFKTSYSQCKPEVEQIFLSGVNHVFYHGTTYSPEDVKFPGWLFYASMNMVPDNSLWSHGKGLNEYITRCQSVLQAGKADNEILMYWPIYDAWNHHKGLDMPLAIHDINEWLIPTAFYKNATNLQKKGYSLDFVSDLALSKSIGTTAGVKTSANANYKVLVVPECTMMPVETLQQIVKLAAQGATVIFQKLPEDVPGLADVEGRRAKLKQLLSTLKFSNSGGVKQAAVGAGKVLLSADLDDALTAASVPAEKLVETGLQFIRRDVNGSKYYYLVNHTPKAIDTRIPLNGAFASITIMDPQSGSFGLASASTTKQKTYVRVQLQSGEALILFASMQAKATSSKWKYLEKPTGEVKLESTWSLAFTQGGPTLPAPKKLSKLTSWTDLGDTTAVNFSGTGVYTSTFTLPAKTAGEYVLDLGQVDESARVWINGKEVGILWSIPFKARVGSFLKAGQNTIKVEVDNLMANRIRYMDQHNIEWRKYHEINFVNINYKPFDAANWKPVPSGLLGPVKLVQY from the coding sequence ATGTTTATCAAGCGACTTTTATACATCAGTACTTTTTGTGTGGTTGCTACATCTGCAACGGCACAAACCAAAGTTAAGCAGTCCAATGTTTGGCCTGCAGTTAAAAAAGAAACCCGCCCGTGGACCCGCTGGTGGTGGATGGGTAATGCCGTTGACCAAAAAAATATTGGCATGCTGCTGCGCAAATACCAGCAAGCCGGCTTTGGCGGGGTAGAGGTAACGCCTATTTATGGTGCCATTGGTTACGAGAGCCGATACATTGATTTCCTTTCACCCAAGTGGATGGATATGTTTAATTACACCGCTACTACAGCCTCGCAATTAGGCATGGGTGTGGATATGAATACCGGTACAGGCTGGCCCTTTGGCGGGCCGCAGATTAAGCCTGCTGATGCGGCAACACGGTTGATTGTGCAAACATATAAACTTAACCCGGGCGAGATTGTAAAAGATGCCATCCGTGTAAACGACCCTAAACAACGTGATGTGGCCGTATTGCAAGCCTTGGTGGCTTATGACGAAAAAGGCAATGCCACTAACGTAATGAGTAAGGTAGATGCTAATGGCAATTTTAACATGCCACCGGTAACTGCCAAAACCGAAATTTATGCAGCCTTTGCAGGTAAAACGCTGCAAAAAGTTAAACGTGCCGCCCCGGGTGGTGAAGGTTATACGTTGGATCACTTATCTAAAACAGCTACCGATACTTACCTGGCTCGTTTTACCAATGCTTACAAAAGTGGCCGGCCTAACGTACGAGCTTACTTTAACGACAGCTATGAGGTTTACGGCGCCAGCTGGTCGCCGGTGTTGTTTGATGCCTTTCAAAAAGATCATGGCTATGATTTGCGCCTGCATCTGCGCGAGTTGATGAGCGAGGATGATAAGGAAGCCATAGGCCGCGTAAAGTCCGATTACCGCGAAACCATGAGCAACATGCTATTGCATAACTTTACCCAAAACTGGACTAACTGGGCGCATGGATTAAAAAGTCTAACTAAAAACCAGTCGCACGGTTCGCCGGGCAACTTGCTTGATTTATATGGAACGGTTGACATCCCGGAATGCGAGACATTTGGTTCCAGTAAGTTTAATATCCCGGGCTTACGCCGTGATAGTGCAGACGTGCGCAATGTAGACCCTAACCCGATAATGCTCAAATTCGCCTCATCGGCAGGGCATGTGAACAGTAAACCGCTGGTTTCTTCTGAGACGTTTACCTGGTTAACGGAGCATTTTAAAACTTCTTACTCGCAATGTAAGCCCGAGGTAGAGCAGATATTTCTATCCGGTGTTAATCATGTTTTCTATCACGGAACCACTTACTCGCCAGAGGATGTGAAGTTCCCGGGCTGGTTGTTTTATGCCTCCATGAATATGGTGCCCGATAATAGCTTGTGGAGCCACGGCAAGGGGTTAAATGAATATATTACGCGCTGCCAGTCGGTATTGCAAGCAGGCAAGGCCGATAATGAGATATTGATGTACTGGCCAATTTATGATGCCTGGAACCATCATAAAGGTTTAGATATGCCCTTGGCCATTCATGATATTAATGAGTGGTTGATTCCAACCGCATTTTACAAAAATGCAACCAACCTGCAAAAAAAGGGCTATAGCCTGGATTTTGTATCCGATTTGGCCTTATCTAAAAGCATCGGTACCACAGCAGGTGTAAAAACAAGCGCTAACGCCAATTATAAAGTTTTAGTTGTGCCCGAATGTACTATGATGCCGGTTGAAACTTTGCAGCAAATAGTAAAGCTGGCTGCACAGGGAGCAACGGTGATCTTTCAAAAGTTGCCCGAAGACGTACCCGGCCTGGCAGATGTTGAAGGCCGCAGAGCAAAGCTGAAACAGCTTTTGTCAACCTTAAAGTTTTCTAATTCGGGCGGCGTAAAACAAGCTGCGGTAGGCGCAGGTAAAGTGTTGCTGTCAGCAGATTTAGATGATGCGCTTACAGCTGCATCGGTGCCGGCCGAAAAATTGGTGGAAACAGGTTTGCAGTTTATTCGCAGAGATGTAAATGGCAGCAAATATTATTATTTAGTTAACCATACGCCAAAAGCTATAGATACCCGCATACCACTGAACGGTGCGTTTGCTTCGATTACAATTATGGATCCGCAAAGCGGCAGCTTCGGTTTGGCATCAGCATCCACAACAAAACAAAAAACTTATGTCCGCGTGCAACTGCAATCGGGCGAGGCGCTAATCTTGTTTGCCAGTATGCAAGCCAAAGCAACATCGTCAAAATGGAAGTATCTGGAAAAACCAACCGGTGAGGTTAAACTCGAAAGTACCTGGAGTTTAGCGTTTACGCAGGGTGGCCCTACATTGCCTGCTCCTAAAAAATTGAGCAAGTTAACCTCATGGACCGACTTGGGAGATACTACAGCCGTTAACTTTTCTGGTACCGGCGTTTATACCAGTACGTTTACCCTGCCTGCTAAAACAGCAGGTGAGTACGTATTAGATTTAGGGCAGGTAGATGAAAGTGCCCGGGTATGGATCAATGGTAAAGAAGTGGGTATTTTATGGAGTATTCCATTCAAAGCCCGTGTAGGCAGTTTTCTAAAAGCAGGGCAGAATACCATCAAGGTTGAAGTAGATAACCTGATGGCTAACCGCATCCGTTACATGGATCAGCATAACATTGAATGGCGCAAATACCACGAGATTAATTTCGTGAACATCAACTACAAACCGTTTGACGCCGCGAACTGGAAGCCTGTGCCATCGGGGTTGTTGGGTCCGGTTAAGCTGGTGCAGTATTAG
- the rhaM gene encoding L-rhamnose mutarotase, which produces MQKVAFKMKLKPGFKDEYTKRHTEIWPELSALLKENGISDYTIFLDEETNMLFGVQLQSGQSSQDLGTTEIVQKWWAYMADIMETNPDNSPVSTPLTPVFHLD; this is translated from the coding sequence ATGCAAAAAGTAGCCTTTAAAATGAAGCTGAAACCTGGCTTTAAAGATGAATATACAAAACGGCATACCGAGATATGGCCTGAACTTTCGGCCTTGTTGAAGGAAAATGGCATAAGCGATTATACTATTTTTCTGGATGAAGAGACCAATATGCTATTTGGCGTTCAACTGCAGTCGGGCCAGTCATCGCAGGATTTAGGCACAACCGAAATTGTACAAAAATGGTGGGCCTATATGGCCGATATTATGGAAACCAATCCAGATAATTCGCCGGTAAGTACGCCGCTTACACCGGTTTTTCACCTGGATTAA